A genome region from Coprococcus phoceensis includes the following:
- a CDS encoding spore coat protein: MNEKTMVSDALVGVNGELKMFGEMIPQTENKELKQCLKQIRSECEMSQEKLYQVAREKSYYVPAAKATREEIDHVKNILTQPSMK, encoded by the coding sequence ATGAACGAGAAAACAATGGTATCGGATGCGCTTGTCGGTGTAAACGGAGAGTTGAAAATGTTTGGAGAGATGATTCCGCAGACAGAGAACAAAGAGTTAAAACAATGCCTGAAACAGATTCGAAGCGAATGTGAAATGTCACAGGAAAAATTATATCAGGTGGCGCGTGAAAAGAGTTATTATGTTCCTGCCGCGAAGGCGACACGTGAAGAAATCGATCATGTAAAAAACATTTTGACACAACCATCTATGAAATAA
- a CDS encoding sodium-dependent transporter: MDKREKFTSKLGFVMACIGSAIGLGNIWMFPYRLGAYGGAAFLIPYFIFVFILGTTGLITEFAFGRHFSGGSMTGIMTVFKEKKLKGGKIVGMLPAIGLLGIFMFYNIVVGWILKYFVLSGTGKLKTIDKDTYFNQFAGSSASIPWDAIAIVLTVVVICAGVIKGIERVSKIIMPALFVIFILLAIRSLSLPGSMEGVKFLLQPKWHHLLEPDTWVMALGQAFFTVSLNGCGMVVYGSYLKKDYNIPKLAISTAVLDTLAAVLASFVIMPAVFAFGLDVNAGPPLLFMTMPIIFDKMPGGTIIAIVFFLSLFFAAISSSINMLEGVVEAIISNTKLTRVKAVILVGVVTFVLSIPLNLSMTTFDNFTNLITVVVSPVMALLVLIVFYYLYDAKKALAGINEGAEKPLGNTFLYFAKYVFTIVTILVVVLGIAYGGIG; this comes from the coding sequence ATGGATAAAAGAGAGAAATTTACAAGCAAGCTTGGCTTTGTTATGGCTTGCATCGGTTCAGCAATTGGACTTGGTAACATATGGATGTTTCCATATCGATTAGGTGCCTACGGAGGGGCAGCGTTTTTGATTCCGTATTTTATCTTTGTATTCATTCTGGGAACAACCGGATTGATTACAGAGTTCGCATTTGGACGGCATTTTAGTGGCGGATCGATGACAGGTATTATGACCGTGTTCAAAGAAAAGAAATTAAAAGGCGGGAAAATTGTCGGGATGCTTCCGGCGATCGGTCTGCTTGGAATCTTTATGTTTTACAATATTGTTGTGGGATGGATTCTAAAATATTTTGTTTTAAGCGGAACTGGGAAATTAAAGACAATCGATAAGGATACATATTTCAATCAGTTTGCAGGTTCTTCGGCATCTATTCCGTGGGATGCGATTGCGATTGTACTTACGGTAGTAGTAATTTGTGCGGGAGTAATTAAGGGAATCGAGAGAGTCAGCAAGATTATCATGCCGGCGCTGTTTGTGATCTTTATCTTACTTGCGATTCGATCTTTATCGCTTCCGGGATCTATGGAAGGGGTAAAATTTTTACTGCAGCCGAAATGGCATCATTTGCTGGAGCCAGATACATGGGTTATGGCGCTTGGACAGGCATTCTTTACGGTATCGCTTAATGGATGTGGAATGGTCGTATATGGAAGTTACCTGAAAAAAGATTACAATATTCCAAAACTTGCAATCAGTACAGCAGTGCTTGACACATTGGCAGCAGTGCTTGCGTCATTTGTGATCATGCCCGCAGTATTTGCATTTGGTCTGGATGTCAATGCGGGACCGCCACTTCTGTTTATGACGATGCCGATCATCTTTGATAAGATGCCGGGAGGAACGATTATTGCGATTGTATTCTTCTTAAGTTTGTTCTTTGCAGCAATTTCTTCTTCCATCAATATGCTGGAAGGTGTTGTGGAGGCAATTATATCAAACACAAAATTAACGCGTGTAAAAGCGGTCATTCTTGTTGGTGTAGTGACATTTGTACTGTCGATTCCATTAAACTTAAGCATGACAACATTTGACAATTTTACAAACTTGATTACAGTAGTTGTCTCACCGGTCATGGCGTTGCTGGTATTGATTGTATTCTACTATCTCTATGATGCGAAGAAAGCGCTTGCGGGAATCAACGAAGGTGCAGAAAAGCCGCTTGGCAATACATTTTTATACTTTGCAAAATATGTGTTTACGATTGTGACGATTTTGGTTGTTGTTCTTGGAATTGCATATGGAGGAATTGGGTAA
- a CDS encoding type II CAAX endopeptidase family protein encodes MEENRKTLKVYHGIIMLVLSAVCVFFVSPILGAKLGLYGTLLNEILLLMLAVALTAAVRGDFKQVFPIHKPKLSAVFGTILLWIGSFLAIMIITMIIAYFFPEEVIGVSQGLGMEFASLTFIISFVIVSISPAICEEAVFRGVVMHSFDNGKNKWIAIVVTGLIFGAFHGNIWRFVPTALLGIMLGYIVYETDNMIYGALFHAINNAMPLLSIFVMKSMYSNEMFQSQMSTMTDSGIPLISIGMYVMYGAAIPLLLTIGNYLIHKGTKQAKNSLFAKEERMKLVVLLLISVAFLVVGFFIIIFSLLFDPSVLNSMMY; translated from the coding sequence ATGGAAGAAAACAGAAAAACACTGAAAGTATATCACGGAATCATCATGCTGGTCTTGTCAGCTGTCTGTGTATTTTTTGTAAGTCCAATTTTAGGAGCAAAGCTTGGACTTTACGGTACTTTGCTAAACGAAATACTTCTGCTTATGCTTGCAGTTGCTCTTACTGCTGCTGTCAGAGGTGATTTCAAACAAGTCTTTCCAATTCACAAGCCAAAACTTTCGGCTGTTTTTGGGACGATTTTACTATGGATTGGATCATTTCTTGCAATTATGATCATCACCATGATCATCGCATACTTTTTCCCTGAAGAAGTGATCGGTGTCAGTCAGGGTCTTGGAATGGAATTCGCAAGTTTGACATTTATAATTTCTTTTGTGATTGTGTCCATCTCACCTGCAATCTGTGAAGAAGCCGTATTTCGCGGTGTTGTAATGCACAGCTTTGACAATGGAAAAAACAAATGGATTGCCATTGTTGTCACAGGCTTGATTTTCGGTGCATTTCACGGAAATATTTGGAGATTTGTTCCGACGGCACTGCTTGGCATTATGCTCGGCTACATTGTATATGAGACCGACAATATGATTTACGGAGCACTGTTTCATGCAATCAACAACGCCATGCCGCTGCTTAGTATTTTCGTAATGAAATCCATGTACTCAAATGAGATGTTCCAAAGCCAAATGTCGACTATGACAGACAGTGGAATCCCTTTGATCTCGATTGGAATGTATGTGATGTACGGAGCTGCTATTCCACTTTTACTCACAATCGGAAATTATCTGATTCACAAAGGGACAAAACAAGCAAAAAACAGCCTGTTTGCGAAAGAAGAACGGATGAAACTGGTCGTACTGCTCTTGATATCCGTAGCATTTCTGGTCGTCGGCTTTTTCATCATCATTTTCTCCTTACTATTTGATCCATCTGTATTAAATAGTATGATGTACTAA
- a CDS encoding ABC transporter ATP-binding protein yields MSGVLQCEHVARLYQGFALKPMSFEIEKGYLTGLVGVNGAGKSTLLNILAGIDDRYQGEVIIAGKNLRTEYEEAKQKVALVSEKLSYFMDKTPLENGELLGVYFERWSMEELYLWLDRLEVPKGQPIYQLSKGMYMKYQLAFAMSYQPEFLLLDEPTAGFDPVFRKDFIGIIQDIRDREIGVLMSTHIISDIDQIADYVMLIDDGELKFSKTREELGNHSIQELIGQYGHKKATVRDLLRRE; encoded by the coding sequence ATGTCTGGAGTATTACAATGTGAGCATGTGGCGCGGTTGTATCAGGGATTTGCATTAAAACCAATGTCATTTGAGATTGAAAAAGGATATCTGACAGGACTTGTGGGTGTAAATGGAGCGGGGAAATCTACGCTTTTGAATATTCTGGCAGGTATTGATGACAGGTATCAGGGAGAGGTCATCATTGCCGGAAAAAATCTGCGGACCGAATATGAGGAAGCAAAGCAGAAGGTGGCGCTGGTATCCGAGAAGCTTTCATATTTTATGGATAAGACACCTTTGGAAAATGGAGAATTGCTTGGAGTTTATTTTGAACGGTGGAGTATGGAGGAGCTGTATCTTTGGCTGGACCGGCTGGAAGTACCGAAAGGACAGCCGATTTATCAGCTTTCTAAAGGAATGTATATGAAATATCAACTCGCCTTTGCAATGTCTTATCAGCCGGAGTTTTTGCTGCTGGATGAGCCGACGGCAGGATTCGACCCGGTATTTCGAAAGGATTTCATCGGAATCATACAGGATATCAGAGATCGGGAAATCGGTGTGCTGATGTCCACTCATATTATCAGTGATATTGATCAGATTGCAGACTATGTAATGCTTATTGATGATGGAGAGTTAAAGTTCTCCAAGACAAGAGAGGAGCTTGGAAATCATTCTATACAGGAACTGATAGGACAATATGGACATAAGAAAGCGACAGTCAGAGATCTTTTGAGGAGGGAATGA
- a CDS encoding ketopantoate reductase family protein, which yields MDSLIYILSYTKEDFSVVQKENFADIKIGISNANEREKKAVEDVYQLLRGAKVDCVAAEDIEAEIWRKYIFNCAYNVLTAHYRQNVGELRADAKKREEFRRLLQEAYEVGKAKGVHLEEEDIVRHQNRFENKLADDATSSLQRDVEDGKHNTELETFCDTLSVWGESLG from the coding sequence GTGGATTCTTTGATTTATATCTTATCCTATACGAAAGAGGATTTTTCAGTAGTGCAGAAAGAGAATTTTGCCGATATTAAGATTGGAATTTCCAATGCGAATGAGAGGGAGAAAAAGGCAGTAGAAGACGTATACCAGTTGCTGAGAGGGGCGAAGGTGGACTGCGTTGCTGCGGAAGATATTGAGGCAGAGATTTGGAGAAAATACATATTTAACTGTGCGTACAATGTGCTAACCGCTCATTATCGGCAAAATGTCGGAGAACTTCGTGCAGATGCAAAGAAGCGGGAAGAGTTTCGCCGATTATTGCAGGAGGCTTATGAAGTCGGGAAGGCAAAAGGAGTGCATCTGGAGGAAGAAGATATAGTAAGGCACCAGAATCGATTTGAAAATAAACTTGCAGATGATGCGACAAGTTCACTGCAAAGAGATGTGGAGGATGGGAAGCACAATACAGAGCTTGAGACATTTTGCGATACATTGTCCGTGTGGGGAGAGAGCTTGGGGTAG
- a CDS encoding DUF6512 family protein, which yields MKHSLKKSEIFGAIFVMVFGTLMHFFYDWSGKNPIVALFAPYNESTWEHLKLLFFPVLIYSVFQYAYIGKQYSGYVTGRLAGIVSGALTIVIVFYTYMAVFKHPILWIDVTLFYLSVIVCYRVAYSITRQEKIPRTAEILSGICLIGIMLSFFYLSVL from the coding sequence ATGAAGCATAGCTTAAAGAAATCAGAAATATTTGGTGCGATATTTGTGATGGTGTTTGGGACGTTGATGCACTTTTTTTATGATTGGTCCGGAAAGAATCCTATAGTTGCTCTGTTTGCCCCGTACAACGAATCCACCTGGGAACACTTGAAACTATTGTTTTTCCCTGTTTTGATTTATTCGGTTTTCCAATATGCATATATCGGGAAACAATATTCGGGCTATGTTACCGGAAGACTTGCAGGAATCGTGAGTGGTGCATTGACGATTGTCATCGTTTTCTACACGTATATGGCGGTTTTCAAACATCCAATTCTTTGGATTGATGTTACACTTTTTTATCTTAGTGTGATCGTTTGCTATCGAGTTGCTTACTCGATTACGCGGCAAGAAAAAATACCAAGGACAGCAGAAATATTGTCCGGGATTTGCCTGATTGGTATTATGCTGTCATTTTTTTATCTTTCTGTTTTGTAA
- a CDS encoding dipeptidase, whose product MNLIDMHCDTIWKLMETNGTTLKDNPFCVDLQKLKRAKSTAQFFACFIYLKQFEGNGRYTKGYDYAMQMLTRIKQEVVQNKDAIAIARNFLEFDKNQAQGKLSAFLTIEEGGILDSQMNRLHTLYQEGVRLVTLLWNEENCIGSPNSKDRKIMQKGLKPFGFEVVEQMNSLGMLIDVSHLSDGGFWDVLSTSSKPIVASHSNARALCEHPRNLTDDMIRALAEKGGVIGLNFYPYFVNPAGHASVSALAEHALHLFYIGGEDSVAIGTDFDGFDDGKLELTDIGQIDRLYAELQKRGFTERQLEKIWSKNILRIVKDVL is encoded by the coding sequence ATGAATTTGATTGATATGCACTGTGACACCATTTGGAAATTGATGGAGACAAACGGGACTACATTAAAAGATAATCCGTTTTGTGTAGATTTACAAAAATTGAAACGAGCCAAGAGTACTGCCCAGTTTTTTGCCTGTTTCATTTATCTAAAGCAATTTGAGGGAAATGGTCGTTATACGAAGGGCTATGACTATGCTATGCAAATGCTTACACGCATAAAGCAAGAAGTTGTTCAAAACAAAGACGCAATCGCAATCGCACGAAATTTTCTGGAATTTGACAAAAATCAGGCGCAGGGAAAACTTTCCGCTTTTCTGACGATCGAGGAAGGCGGTATTTTGGATAGCCAAATGAATCGCTTACACACGCTCTATCAGGAAGGAGTCCGTTTGGTTACGCTCCTTTGGAACGAAGAAAACTGCATTGGCTCTCCAAACAGTAAAGACCGCAAAATCATGCAGAAAGGATTGAAACCATTTGGCTTTGAGGTAGTTGAGCAAATGAATTCCCTCGGAATGTTAATCGATGTGTCACATTTATCAGACGGTGGCTTTTGGGATGTGCTAAGCACCAGCTCCAAACCTATTGTCGCCTCCCACTCCAATGCAAGAGCACTCTGTGAGCACCCGAGAAATCTGACTGACGACATGATTCGTGCACTGGCAGAAAAAGGAGGCGTAATCGGATTGAATTTTTATCCATATTTTGTAAACCCAGCCGGACACGCATCCGTTTCAGCTCTGGCAGAACACGCTCTCCATCTGTTTTATATCGGCGGAGAAGATTCGGTGGCAATCGGAACTGATTTCGATGGATTTGATGACGGCAAATTAGAACTGACAGATATCGGTCAGATTGACCGTCTATACGCAGAATTGCAAAAGAGAGGATTCACCGAACGGCAACTGGAAAAAATCTGGTCAAAAAACATTCTCCGCATTGTAAAAGATGTTCTTTAG
- a CDS encoding ketopantoate reductase family protein, producing the protein MSKKITVAGIGGVGGYLAGILVDTYDEVSFIARGERKKSLEENGLVILEKELLWIL; encoded by the coding sequence ATGAGTAAAAAAATTACAGTTGCAGGAATTGGTGGAGTTGGAGGATATCTTGCAGGAATATTGGTGGATACCTATGATGAAGTTTCATTTATTGCGAGAGGTGAACGAAAGAAAAGTCTCGAAGAGAATGGGCTTGTTATATTGGAAAAGGAATTGTTGTGGATTCTTTGA
- a CDS encoding ABC-F family ATP-binding cassette domain-containing protein yields MSILNVEHLSHGFGDRAIFGDVSFRLLKGEHIGLVGANGEGKSTFLNIVTGKLQPDEGKIEWAKNVRVGYLDQHTVLEKGMTIQDVLKSAFAYLFELEEKMNTICDSLGDADEEEMMTLMEELGTIQDTLTLHDFYVIDAKVEEVARALGLLDIGLEKDVTDLSGGQRTKVLLAKLLLEKPDILLLDEPTNYLDEEHIAWLKRYLIDYENAFILISHDIPFLNEVINIIYHMENQELNRYVGDYDHFQEVYAVKKAQLEAAYKRQQQEISELKDFVARNKARVSTRNMAMSRQKKLNKMDVIELAAERPKPEFHFKQGRTPGKYIFETKDLVIGYNEPLSKPLTLSMERGHKIALVGANGIGKTTLLKSILGLIKPLSGSVELGENLQIGYFEQESAPDNKTTCIEEIWQEFPSYTQYEVRSALAKCGLTTKHIESQVRVLSGGEQAKVRLCKLINRETNILLLDEPTNHLDVDAKDELKRALLEYKGSVLLICHEPEFYCDVVNEVWDCTKWTTKII; encoded by the coding sequence ATGAGTATTTTAAATGTCGAACATTTATCACATGGATTTGGTGACCGTGCCATCTTCGGCGACGTCTCGTTTCGTCTTTTAAAGGGCGAGCATATCGGTCTGGTCGGAGCAAACGGTGAAGGAAAGTCCACATTTTTAAATATTGTAACCGGAAAACTACAGCCTGACGAGGGCAAGATCGAATGGGCAAAAAATGTCCGCGTCGGATATCTCGATCAGCACACTGTATTGGAAAAAGGGATGACCATTCAGGACGTTCTAAAATCTGCATTTGCATATTTATTTGAACTGGAAGAAAAAATGAATACCATCTGTGACTCTCTGGGAGATGCAGACGAAGAAGAGATGATGACGCTCATGGAAGAACTGGGAACAATTCAGGACACACTCACGCTGCATGATTTTTATGTCATTGATGCAAAGGTGGAGGAAGTTGCCCGCGCACTCGGTCTTTTGGATATCGGTCTTGAGAAAGACGTAACCGATTTAAGTGGCGGTCAGCGCACAAAAGTACTGCTTGCCAAACTACTTTTGGAAAAACCGGACATCCTGCTTTTAGATGAACCGACAAACTATCTGGATGAAGAACACATCGCATGGTTGAAACGTTATCTGATTGACTACGAGAATGCATTTATCCTGATTTCTCATGACATCCCATTCCTGAACGAAGTTATCAACATCATCTACCACATGGAGAATCAGGAATTGAACCGCTATGTTGGAGATTATGATCATTTTCAGGAAGTGTATGCCGTAAAGAAAGCCCAGCTTGAAGCGGCCTACAAACGCCAACAGCAGGAAATCAGTGAGCTGAAAGACTTTGTTGCCAGAAATAAAGCTCGTGTTTCCACAAGAAATATGGCGATGTCCCGCCAGAAAAAACTGAATAAAATGGATGTCATTGAACTTGCGGCAGAACGTCCAAAGCCGGAATTTCATTTCAAACAGGGACGGACTCCTGGAAAATATATCTTCGAGACAAAAGATTTAGTTATTGGATACAACGAACCACTTTCCAAACCTCTGACTTTATCTATGGAACGCGGACATAAAATTGCATTGGTCGGCGCAAACGGAATCGGAAAAACAACCTTATTAAAAAGTATCTTAGGCCTGATCAAACCACTGAGCGGTTCCGTCGAACTGGGTGAAAATCTGCAGATTGGATATTTCGAACAAGAATCTGCACCAGACAACAAAACAACCTGTATCGAAGAGATTTGGCAGGAATTCCCTTCCTATACTCAGTATGAAGTACGTTCCGCCCTTGCCAAGTGTGGTCTGACGACAAAACATATCGAAAGTCAGGTGCGTGTGTTAAGCGGTGGTGAACAGGCAAAAGTGCGTCTCTGCAAATTGATCAACCGCGAGACAAATATCCTGCTTTTAGATGAGCCAACCAACCATCTCGACGTAGATGCCAAAGACGAATTAAAACGCGCCTTACTGGAATACAAAGGCAGTGTCCTTCTCATCTGTCACGAACCGGAATTTTACTGCGACGTCGTAAATGAAGTTTGGGACTGCACAAAATGGACAACAAAAATTATCTAA
- a CDS encoding gamma-glutamyl-gamma-aminobutyrate hydrolase — protein MKSKIGIVICGLMGEKQFVSDAYIKAVKSAGGLPIILPLVKSNEVIADYVKLCSGFLFCGGGDITPLLFGEEPARGIGETDIALDLFQIRLMKSILKSKKPVLAICRGMQILNVACHGTICQDIELRKEPSINHMQTSISRKDISHKVNTVAGSRLHRIIGEFAYTNSFHHQVIEEVGEALQVTGRTADGVIEAIEMPSHPFVLGVQWHPESMYEISSDMRYLFRAFMHFAEK, from the coding sequence ATGAAATCAAAAATTGGAATTGTTATTTGTGGGTTGATGGGGGAAAAGCAGTTTGTGAGTGACGCCTATATAAAGGCGGTGAAGTCGGCAGGAGGTCTCCCGATTATTCTGCCGCTTGTCAAATCGAATGAAGTGATTGCGGACTATGTGAAACTGTGCAGCGGTTTTCTGTTTTGTGGGGGCGGTGACATTACGCCACTGCTTTTTGGAGAAGAGCCGGCACGTGGAATCGGGGAGACGGACATTGCGTTGGATCTGTTTCAGATTCGACTTATGAAATCGATTCTTAAGAGCAAAAAGCCGGTGCTTGCCATCTGTCGTGGCATGCAGATTTTAAATGTAGCTTGTCATGGCACAATCTGTCAGGATATAGAACTTCGAAAAGAACCTTCAATCAACCATATGCAGACAAGCATCTCGCGAAAGGACATCAGTCATAAAGTGAATACTGTTGCTGGCAGCAGGCTGCACCGGATTATCGGAGAGTTTGCCTACACAAACAGTTTTCATCATCAGGTAATTGAGGAGGTGGGGGAAGCGCTGCAAGTTACCGGAAGAACGGCAGACGGCGTGATTGAGGCAATAGAAATGCCATCGCACCCCTTTGTGCTCGGGGTACAATGGCATCCGGAAAGCATGTATGAAATTTCATCAGACATGCGCTATCTTTTTCGCGCATTTATGCATTTTGCAGAAAAATAA
- a CDS encoding GntR family transcriptional regulator, whose amino-acid sequence MEIIIRENDSLPIYEQIVREVKKAIIKKEIMPGDMMPSIRALARELEISVITTKRAYEELEKEQLIYSVAGKGFYVKARNRELLKEDQIRQIEEKMMDVVEQAKEMGVSLRELKKMLEMFYVGGR is encoded by the coding sequence TTGGAAATTATCATACGGGAAAATGACAGTTTGCCAATCTATGAACAGATTGTGAGGGAAGTAAAAAAGGCGATTATTAAAAAAGAGATTATGCCGGGGGATATGATGCCGTCCATCCGAGCGCTTGCCAGAGAGCTGGAGATTAGTGTTATCACAACAAAACGTGCATATGAGGAGCTTGAAAAAGAGCAATTAATCTATTCGGTGGCGGGAAAAGGATTTTATGTAAAAGCGAGAAACAGAGAATTGCTGAAAGAAGATCAGATCCGCCAGATAGAAGAAAAGATGATGGATGTGGTGGAACAGGCAAAGGAGATGGGAGTGTCTCTTCGGGAGCTGAAAAAAATGTTGGAAATGTTTTATGTGGGAGGGCGATAG